Genomic window (Coleofasciculaceae cyanobacterium):
TCGAACTCATTGTAACCATCGCTGACGATATCGTTTTCAATACCAACTAAAAGATCGTTTCCTGCTTCGCCATAAAGTTTATCGCTTCCGGCTCCGCCTACCAAAATATCATCACCACTGTAGCCCCAAAGTTGGTCATCACCGGCATTGCCTTTGAGCAAGTCAGAACCTTCCAACCCGTCGAGGGAATCGTTACCCAAGTCACCGATAAGAGCATCGGTTCCACTGTCACTAGAGAGAGAATCGTTACCTGTTGTGCCTACTGAATAATCGTTATAGTTAGTCATAATCTAAAGCTTTAAAAGATTTAATTTGTTTATTTGTTTTGTTGACTAACTTATAGGTTTGAAGAAAACAAAATATGCAATTGGGAGTTAGGACTAGTAAAAATACTTTCGAGATTGCCTTGGTGCAGAATAATGAGAAACCGAATACTTTTATCGCCAGTAAGACAAATTTCGCCATCGCTGAGATGGCGAACGAGGATTTGCAGCTATAGTGATTGTGTCGAAATTGTTCCATCTTGAAACAACTATTATCGTCAAACTAATTGCTCAAGCTGCATTAAATCTCTGGCTATAAGGATTTAATCTTCATAGTTAGCTCAGCCGTTAAAAGGTAAGGACTATATCAACGTAAATACTGAAGGTATTCTGAATAACGACACTCATAAATCTCTTGATAGCTGATAACTAGCCCAACTAATAAATCTGCTTAACCCGAACTAAGGTTAAATACTAATAAAAAAACCTCAGCTACCAGACTGAGGTTGACTATGAGAAGATTGTTTGCTCTAGACGCTACTATCGACGAAAAATAATCTAGTAATTCGATATAAAAACTAAATATATAAGCTGTTGATTACATCTAAAACTATTGCCATAAGTTAACGCCACTGAGAATTAATATCCAGTAAACTAAAGGAAAAGCCTTTTGTTAACTTATGTAATGCAGTATAGCAAAATATGTTAACTTTTGTAAAATTATCTTAAATAACAAGTTAATGAGCGATCGCCAAGCCTGGGATGCAGGAATATCAAGCTTTTGGAAAAATATTTACCGTTGCGCAGATCGAAGTAGCTGGTATAGTTCCGTTGCCGATGCTTACGATCGCACCAGACCAAGATATCCTGCCAAAATTCTGGCTCGGATGCAAGAAACAGCTCAGTTACAGCCAGGTAAAACAGTTTTAGAAATCGGTGCGGGGCCAGGTGTTGCTAGTATTGAATTAGCTAAGTCAGGCGCGAAAATAGTCTGTCTTGAACCTAGTTCTTCTGCTTGTGAATTGGCTCGACTTAAATGCGCTGCTTATCCTAACGTTGAGTTTATCGCCACTACCTTTGAGGAATGGGACATAGCCGAACTAAAATTTGATGCAGTTGTTGCCGCCACCTCTTTTCATTGGGTAGCACCAGAGGTTAGGACTGCTAAAGCCGCAGCAGCCTTAAAAGATAACGGCTTATTAATTTTGCTGTGGAATACTCCGCCTCAAACTAGTTACGAGGTATTTCAAAGTCTGGTGGAGGTATATCAAAATTACGCGCCAAATTTAGCTATATACGAAGAACATCAAGACTCGGCGAAACATTTGGCAAAAATAGGTGAAGAGGTAATCAATTCTGGCTATTTGAGAAATTTAACTTCTGAACAATTAATTAGCAGGGTGACTTACTCGATCAATGATTATCTAGGTTTACTTAGTACACTCTCCCCATATATCAGCCTTGAATCGAAACAGCGGCATCTTTTGTTGGCTGAATTAAAACGCGTGCTGGAGCTTAATTACGGCAATGATTTAGAACTTTCCTATCTTTCTCTATTGCAAATAGCTTATAAAAGCTAAACATAAAAATTTTTTGGGGAACTATAGAAAATAGGGGTAAATTGGGTAACTCAAAATTACTTTGCTTCTCTGCTGTCACAGATCGTCAAAAAGATGATTAACGTTCATCTTTCTAAGGATGTAGAGCTTTTTAAGAATCAACAACGCTACCATAAAGTTAGAGGGGATCGGTAATCAAATATTTAGTTCATTTAGTTCGATATCTGACTTACTCAAGCAGCAATTCTCTGGTTAATTATTATTTGCACTACCTTGTTGATCGATAACTAGATAGTCAGCCCGCACGTTTAGGTTAGGAAATACAGATACATTATATATACATGAAATTATCGATAAATCGTCAGTCCAAGCGTAATTCTGTCTTGGTTACAGGACTATTAGCATTATGTTTAGCTTTAATCGGGTTTGCTACCTATACAGTTGTCAAGGGATCGAGATCCGAAGTAGATATAGAAGCATTAACCGTACCAGTTGAAAAAGAAGATCTTAATGCCGAGATCGAAGCCAGCGGTAGGATAGAGCCAGTCAAAAGCGTTAACGTTAGTCCCAAAGAACCAGCGCGGTTAGTTAAGTTACTCGTGGAACAAGGCGATCGCGTAAAAGCAGGACAAACCTTAGCTATTATGGAAAATGCCGAACTGTCTACCCAAACCTCTCAGGCAACAGCAGATTTAAAACAAAACCGCGCCAGTTTTGCCGAAGGTAAAGCGACAATTAATGCTGAGGTTGCTCAGTCTCAGGCTAGATTAAGGCAATTAGAAGCTAAGTTAGATCAGGTTCAAAATAGAATTCCTAGGGACATCGATCAAACTAAAGCACAAATTAGCGCTGCTGAATCTCAGTTAAGATTGGTGCAGGAAAGAATTAAACGTAACAAATATCTGCTACAGCAGGGGGCAATTACGCAAGATGCCTTTGATGAAATTAGTAACGATTATCAAAACGCTCAGTCTAGTATCAATGAGCTACGTCAACGACTACAACAGATTCAAAACACTGGCGGCGCAGAAGTAGAACAAATTGAGGCAGAAATAAACGAGGCTAGAATTGCCCTAGAGCAAAAGCAGACAACTGCACCCGATGAGATTGCAGCGTTAGAAGCCTCATTAGAGAAAGCAGAAGTATCCCTGGAGCAAGCCGAAATTCAATATAACGATAGCATTGTCCAAGCTCCCTTCGATGGCATTGTGACTCAAAGATATGCTGTCGAAGGCTCTTTTGTGGCACCGAGTACTTCAGGTTCTAGCACCGCATCGGCTTCAGCTACTTCTATCTTGGCGTTGGCTCAAGGATTGGAAGTTGTTGCTAAAGTTACAGAATTAGATATCGGACAACTACAGCCAGGGCAAAAAGTAAAGATTGTTGCTGATGCTTATCCAGATCGTGAATTTACAGGAGAAATTACGCGGATTGCTCCTGAAGCAATTATTGAAGAGAACGTTACTTCTTTTGAGGTACGAATTAAATTGCTTACTGGTCAAAATCTATTACGCTCCAAGATGAACGCCGATGTTACCTTTATCGGCAAACAATTAAGCGATAGTTTAGTCGTTCCTACTGTGGCAATCTTTACGGAAAATGGTGAGCAGGGAGTGATGATACCCGATGAAAATAATCAACCACAGTTTCAGCCCGTCAAGATTGGCTTATATGTAGGCGATCAAACTCAAATCCTTGAAGGAATTGATGCTAATCAAAAAGTGTTTATCGATTTGCCAGAGGAAAGCAGAAGACGTGAAGAAAATTAATTTCGGTTCATTTTATTTTCTAGGTTATTAAGTATGGCGATCGCACTTTTTAATTTACATAATTCTTATCTTTTGTCCATTTTGCAGGATTATTAATAATGTATCGACGGATATTGTTTAAGGATTTTTCATCCCGAATGATATTTTCGTAAAATCTAGATTGCCATTGGAAAACAATATCACCATTTTGGCGACACCATCGTGTGACTGATGATTTATAGGAACGGATAATTACGCTCAATGTGCCTGATTTCGGCGATAATTTGGACATTGTTTGTGACAGATCCCGTTCAACATCAGGAGGGTCGTTCCATGGAACGACCCTCCGGGAATTATCTGGATTATCAATGATAATTATGCCGTGGACGTGATTGGGCATAATTATAAATTCATCCAAATACGTATGTTTTGAATGTTGGGGTATTTCCGACCAATATTGTTGGGCAATTTTTCCTACAGTGGATAATTGCATTTTGCCATGGGTTATATTGCCGAAAAAACCTTGTTTTTCAAAGGTGCAAATGGTTACAAAATAATATCCATTGGCAGCATAATTATAGTTTTTTAATCTGGTGTATTTACGACCAAATTTTCCATTTAAGGTCATGATAGTTTGTCCACAAATACCGTAGGGACGTTCCATGGAACGTCCCTACGGGTTACATTATTAAATTACCCAGATTATTAGATTATATTAAACATTTTTCTACTATCTGAAAGCGATCGCCTGACTGTAACCAATGCGATCGCGCCTTCCAAACATAATATTCCCACTCGTTCTAAAATTTCATATTTTATTTATGTTTTTCGTATTCTTTTTGCAAAGAAAAAATGCAATTACCATAAAATTGTTTAGCGTTTAGCTCATTTTGCTTTTTGGCTTCTCTGGCTATAGCTGCATCTTTACTGTTGTCATACTTAGACTTTAATACTAGAGGGGAAAAAGTAAGAACAGCACCTAGTAATAAACTTGGGGTACTGGCAGTATAGAGCTTTTTCTTAAGATTGGGAATTTCTATCGAAGAAGCCATAAACGAAAGAATCAGGGAAATTGTTATCAAAAATATTCCCACAGCAAATATTGCAGCTTTATTATTTTTAACATCATCTTGCGTTTTAGTTTTTGCCAAATTACGATTGTAATCACTGATTGCAGGTAATTCGATTGCTTTAGCTTCTGCATATCTTTTTAAAAAAGCTCGACTTTGAGGATCTAAAAGATTATTTTTAAGTAAATAATCACCATCTTTGACAATGCAATTTATATCCATGACTGAGTTACCTTAATAATTTTTTTATCAAAACGATTTAAATTATTTATTGGGTGTAGAGCGATAGTGCCTTTTTACGTCCGTTTTTTTACAGTTCACATTTTTTGTATGTGGCTTAACATAGACCTTTTTCTTTCCATCATTAGTTTTTGCCATTGATTATTTTCTACTAAAATCATTAATTATTATTTAATATAATTTTGAAAAAATAGTATATG
Coding sequences:
- a CDS encoding methyltransferase domain-containing protein; this encodes MSDRQAWDAGISSFWKNIYRCADRSSWYSSVADAYDRTRPRYPAKILARMQETAQLQPGKTVLEIGAGPGVASIELAKSGAKIVCLEPSSSACELARLKCAAYPNVEFIATTFEEWDIAELKFDAVVAATSFHWVAPEVRTAKAAAALKDNGLLILLWNTPPQTSYEVFQSLVEVYQNYAPNLAIYEEHQDSAKHLAKIGEEVINSGYLRNLTSEQLISRVTYSINDYLGLLSTLSPYISLESKQRHLLLAELKRVLELNYGNDLELSYLSLLQIAYKS
- a CDS encoding HlyD family efflux transporter periplasmic adaptor subunit, encoding MKLSINRQSKRNSVLVTGLLALCLALIGFATYTVVKGSRSEVDIEALTVPVEKEDLNAEIEASGRIEPVKSVNVSPKEPARLVKLLVEQGDRVKAGQTLAIMENAELSTQTSQATADLKQNRASFAEGKATINAEVAQSQARLRQLEAKLDQVQNRIPRDIDQTKAQISAAESQLRLVQERIKRNKYLLQQGAITQDAFDEISNDYQNAQSSINELRQRLQQIQNTGGAEVEQIEAEINEARIALEQKQTTAPDEIAALEASLEKAEVSLEQAEIQYNDSIVQAPFDGIVTQRYAVEGSFVAPSTSGSSTASASATSILALAQGLEVVAKVTELDIGQLQPGQKVKIVADAYPDREFTGEITRIAPEAIIEENVTSFEVRIKLLTGQNLLRSKMNADVTFIGKQLSDSLVVPTVAIFTENGEQGVMIPDENNQPQFQPVKIGLYVGDQTQILEGIDANQKVFIDLPEESRRREEN
- a CDS encoding transposase, coding for MERPYGICGQTIMTLNGKFGRKYTRLKNYNYAANGYYFVTICTFEKQGFFGNITHGKMQLSTVGKIAQQYWSEIPQHSKHTYLDEFIIMPNHVHGIIIIDNPDNSRRVVPWNDPPDVERDLSQTMSKLSPKSGTLSVIIRSYKSSVTRWCRQNGDIVFQWQSRFYENIIRDEKSLNNIRRYIINNPAKWTKDKNYVN